One stretch of Oryzias latipes chromosome 7, ASM223467v1 DNA includes these proteins:
- the LOC101169671 gene encoding protein-tyrosine kinase 6, giving the protein MGECLRRAFPCLGSLWDRIFKDKEAAPHQEGGSTKEAGEQASGYATVESPPSAVTESAIYTALWSFESRHEQELSFEEGDLFHVLNRSGDWWTAQRIDRTGRVLDTGIVPFNYLTQTESLHVQPWYYGKMSRYEAQSHLSGPENEEGAFLIRQSEKDHIGYVLSVKSSSSVKHFKIYEENESRFYVESQHKFNSLLDLVKYYSNNRLNNISQLGNPCKRRKPAIQDLSHFTVSEWVLPKAEFTLEEALGRGCFADVYKGRWKNQIGVAIKILKNDSDISHKEFYREVHFLKSLRHRHLLSLFAVCTESTPYYIITELMSKGSLLQFLRGDDGQRLDISSLVDMAAQVADGMSYLEQRNSIHRDLAARNVLVAEDYICKVADFGLARIIKDPFYVSEEKKIPYKWCAPEALGYGRFSIKSDVWSFGVLLYEIITRGGNPYPGLDNTEIHEKISRGYRMPRPLKCPMSLYEIMMKCWSFEPEDRPEFKTLRTQLDGGLYEAT; this is encoded by the exons ATGGGTGAGTGTCTGCGGCGCGCTTTCCCGTGCCTGGGCTCGCTGTGGGACAGGATCTTTAAAGACAAAGAGGCTGCCCCTCATCAAGAAGGTGGAAGCACTAAGGAGGCAGGAGAGCAAGCCTCCGGGTATGCCACAGTGGAGAGCCCCCCAAGCGCGGTCACGGAGAGCGCCATCTACACGGCGCTGTGGTCATTCGAGTCCCGGCATGAGCAGGAGCTGTCCTTCGAGGAGGGGGACCTGTTCCACGTCCTGAACCGCAGCGGAGACTGGTGGACCGCGCAGAGGATCGACAGGACTGGGCGCGTGCTGGACACCGGGATCGTCCCATTCAACTACCTCACGCAGACGGAGAGTCTGCACGTGCAGCC ATGGTATTATGGGAAGATGAGTCGTTACGAGGCTCAGAGCCACTTGTCGGGTCCAGAAAATGAAGAGGGAGCGTTCCTGATTCGACAGAGTGAGAAAGACCACATTGGATATGTTCTATcag TGAAGTCAAGCAGCAGTGTCAAGCATTTTAAAATTTACGAAGAAAACGAAAGTCGCTTCTATGTGGAGTCCCAGCACAAATTTAACTCTCTGCTGGATCTGGTGAAgtactacagcaacaacagactCAACAACATCAGCCAACTGGGAAACCCCTGCAAGAGG AGAAAGCCCGCCATCCAAGATCTGAGTCATTTCACTGTGAGTGAATGGGTGCTCCCAAAAGCAGAGTTTACCCTGGAGGAGGCGCTTGGTCGGGGCTGCTTTGCAGATGTTTACAAAGGACGCTGGAAGAATCAGATCGGTGTGGCCATCAAGATTCTGAAAAATG ACTCGGATATCAGCCACAAAGAGTTTTACAGAGAAGTTCACTTCCTGAAGAGTCTGCGCCACCGGCACCTCCTCTCCCTGTTTGCTGTCTGCACCGAGTCCACGCCGTATTACATCATCACCGAATTGATGAGCAAAGGAAGCCTGCTGCAGTTCCTCAGAG GGGATGACGGACAGCGTCTTGATATCTCATCCCTTGTTGATATGGCTGCCCAGGTGGCTGATGGGATGTCATATCTGGAGCAGAGAAACAGCATCCACAGAGACCTGGCAGCCCGAAATGTTCTTGTTGCTGAGGACTATATCTGCAAGGTAGCTGACTTTGGGCTGGCCAGAATCATCAAG GACCCATTCTACGtctcagaggaaaaaaagattccCTACAAGTGGTGCGCTCCGGAGGCCCTCGGTTATGGAAGGTTCTCCATCAAGTCAGACGTGTGGTCTTTTGGAGTTCTGCTCTATGAGATTATCACCCGTGGAGGGAACCCTTACCCAG GTTTGGACAACACTGAAATACATGAGAAGATCTCCAGAGGATATAGGATGCCCCGTCCTCTCAAATGTCCCATGTCTTTGTACGAGATCATGATGAAGTGCTGGAGCTTTGAACCGGAGGACAGACCCGAATTCAAGACCCTGCGGACACAGCTGGATGGCGGGTTGTACGAGGCGACCTGA